A part of Clostridium novyi genomic DNA contains:
- the kduI gene encoding 5-dehydro-4-deoxy-D-glucuronate isomerase has protein sequence MDIRYANHPEDSKKYTTEELRKYYHVENIFKKDEISLTYSHVDRIVFGGAMPIDGELSLAAGKEMGVDFFLQRREMGVINVGGEGSIILDGSEYEMKKRDGLYIGMGIKEVKFKSKDNSNPAKFYINSVPAHRSYPIVKIDIENANPVQCGEQENVNKRTIYQYVHPAVCESCQLLMGMTVLEPGNVWNTMPCHTHERRMEVYFYFDMDEDTRVFHLMGEPQETRHIVMKNEEATISPSWSIHSGVGTASYTFIWGMCGENQTFDDMDHVKMQDLK, from the coding sequence GTGGATATAAGATATGCTAATCATCCAGAAGATTCAAAGAAGTATACTACAGAGGAACTTAGAAAATATTATCATGTAGAAAACATATTTAAGAAAGACGAAATATCTTTAACTTATAGTCATGTTGATAGAATTGTTTTTGGTGGAGCAATGCCTATAGATGGAGAGTTATCTTTAGCAGCAGGAAAAGAAATGGGAGTTGACTTCTTCCTACAAAGAAGAGAAATGGGAGTAATAAATGTTGGAGGAGAAGGAAGTATAATACTTGATGGTTCTGAATATGAAATGAAAAAAAGAGATGGATTATATATAGGAATGGGAATAAAAGAAGTTAAGTTTAAATCTAAAGATAACAGTAATCCAGCTAAATTTTATATAAATTCTGTGCCAGCACATAGAAGTTATCCAATAGTAAAAATAGATATAGAAAATGCAAATCCTGTACAATGTGGAGAACAAGAAAACGTAAACAAAAGAACTATATATCAATATGTTCATCCAGCAGTATGTGAAAGTTGCCAATTATTAATGGGAATGACAGTACTTGAACCAGGAAATGTATGGAATACAATGCCATGTCATACTCATGAAAGAAGAATGGAAGTTTATTTCTATTTTGATATGGACGAGGATACAAGAGTATTCCACCTAATGGGAGAACCTCAAGAAACTAGACATATAGTAATGAAAAACGAAGAAGCTACTATATCTCCAAGCTGGTCAATACATTCAGGGGTAGGTACTGCAAGCTATACATTTATTTGGGGAATGTGTGGGGAAAATCAGACATTTGATGATATGGATCATGTAAAAATGCAAGATTTAAAATAG
- the mgtE gene encoding magnesium transporter: MKELILNLINKNSYAEARNYLSKMNVVDIAEFMENLDNQKLLIVFRILPKDMASDVFSYISNELQQYIIESITDKEIKNIIEDLFFDDTIDLLEEMPSNVVNKILINTDEEKRQLINQFLNYPQDSAGSIMTIEYVDLRRNMTVKEAIAHIRETGIDKRTIHTCYIINKDRKLEGVVSIRNLILSEENDIVEDIMETKVIYAHTTDDQEKIAILFKKYDIVTMPIVDKECRLVGIVTIDDVVDIIEQENTEDIQKMAAMEPSEEEYLKTSVFVLAKNRIVWLLVLMISAIFTGNIIRKFENVLQSVVVLASFIPMLMDTGGNAGSQSSTLIIRGLALGEIKLNDIFKVIWKELRVGFIVGIALSSINFIRIYYIDKVSIFIALTVCISLFFTVILAKFVGGMLPIIAQKLKVDPAIMASPLITTMVDAVALIIYFSIACILLGI; this comes from the coding sequence ATGAAAGAGTTAATATTAAATCTAATTAATAAAAATAGCTATGCAGAAGCTAGAAATTATCTTTCAAAAATGAATGTAGTAGATATAGCAGAATTTATGGAAAATTTGGATAACCAAAAATTGCTAATAGTATTTAGAATACTTCCAAAAGATATGGCATCAGATGTATTTTCATATATATCTAATGAATTACAACAATATATTATAGAATCTATTACAGATAAGGAAATTAAAAATATTATAGAAGATTTGTTTTTTGATGATACTATTGATCTTTTAGAGGAAATGCCATCAAATGTAGTTAATAAGATTTTAATAAATACTGATGAAGAAAAAAGACAACTTATAAATCAATTTTTGAATTATCCACAAGATTCAGCTGGAAGTATAATGACTATAGAATATGTGGATTTAAGAAGAAATATGACAGTGAAAGAGGCTATTGCACATATAAGAGAAACTGGAATAGATAAAAGGACAATCCATACATGTTATATAATTAATAAGGATAGGAAATTAGAGGGTGTTGTATCAATTAGAAATTTAATATTAAGTGAAGAAAATGATATAGTAGAAGATATAATGGAAACAAAAGTTATATATGCTCATACTACTGATGATCAAGAAAAAATAGCAATATTATTTAAAAAATATGATATAGTTACTATGCCAATTGTAGATAAAGAGTGTAGACTTGTGGGGATTGTTACTATAGATGATGTTGTAGATATTATAGAACAGGAGAATACAGAAGATATTCAAAAGATGGCGGCAATGGAACCATCAGAAGAGGAGTACTTAAAAACTAGTGTATTTGTACTTGCAAAAAATCGAATAGTATGGTTATTAGTACTTATGATATCTGCTATTTTTACTGGTAATATAATAAGAAAGTTTGAAAATGTACTTCAGTCTGTAGTTGTATTAGCATCATTTATTCCTATGTTAATGGATACTGGTGGCAATGCAGGTTCACAATCTTCAACACTTATTATTAGAGGTCTTGCTTTAGGTGAAATTAAATTAAATGATATATTTAAAGTTATATGGAAAGAATTAAGGGTAGGGTTTATTGTTGGAATAGCTTTATCTAGTATAAATTTTATAAGAATATATTATATAGATAAAGTTAGTATTTTTATAGCTCTAACAGTATGTATAAGTTTATTTTTTACTGTAATTTTAGCTAAATTTGTAGGGGGTATGTTACCTATCATTGCACAAAAACTTAAGGTAGACCCTGCAATAATGGCAAGTCCACTTATAACTACTATGGTAGATGCAGTAGCTTTAATTATATATTTTAGTATAGCATGTATATTACTTGGAATATAA
- the rnfB gene encoding RnfABCDGE type electron transport complex subunit B has product MNDILYPVLSLGGLGLLFGLILGYASKKFAVPVDPKVPLVRDCLPGANCGGCGFAGCDAYAEAVASGAAPTNCCPIGGAEAAAKIASVMGVEAESSEPKVAYVKCQGTCENAKNKYSYYGIKDCREAMNVPGAGDKSCSFGCLGYGSCVSACKFDAIEIVDGIAKVNKDKCVACGACVSTCPKGVIDLVPQKQLVFVSCNSHDRGLDVKNICSTGCIGCGLCAKACPKEAITMENNLPVIDYSKCVNCGLCAMKCPTKAIQNFRKPVKKAAPVKKEEVKKEEVKTEEN; this is encoded by the coding sequence ATGAATGATATATTATATCCTGTACTTAGCTTAGGCGGACTTGGACTTTTATTCGGTTTAATTTTAGGTTATGCGTCTAAGAAATTTGCAGTACCTGTTGATCCAAAGGTACCTCTAGTAAGAGATTGTCTTCCAGGAGCAAACTGTGGTGGTTGTGGTTTTGCTGGATGTGATGCTTATGCTGAAGCAGTAGCAAGTGGTGCAGCACCAACAAATTGTTGTCCAATTGGAGGAGCTGAAGCAGCAGCTAAAATAGCATCTGTTATGGGTGTTGAAGCTGAAAGTTCAGAACCTAAGGTTGCATATGTTAAATGTCAAGGTACTTGTGAAAATGCTAAGAACAAATATAGCTATTATGGAATAAAAGATTGTAGAGAAGCTATGAACGTTCCAGGAGCTGGAGATAAATCTTGTAGCTTTGGATGTTTAGGATACGGAAGCTGTGTTAGTGCATGTAAATTTGATGCAATTGAAATAGTTGATGGTATTGCTAAAGTTAATAAAGACAAATGTGTTGCTTGTGGAGCTTGTGTATCTACATGTCCAAAAGGAGTTATTGATTTAGTTCCTCAAAAACAATTAGTCTTTGTTTCATGTAATTCTCATGATAGAGGATTAGATGTTAAAAATATCTGTTCTACAGGATGTATAGGATGTGGACTTTGTGCTAAAGCATGTCCAAAAGAAGCTATTACTATGGAAAATAACTTGCCAGTAATTGACTACAGTAAGTGTGTAAACTGTGGACTATGTGCTATGAAATGTCCAACAAAAGCTATACAAAACTTCCGTAAGCCGGTAAAGAAAGCAGCTCCGGTAAAAAAAGAGGAAGTTAAAAAAGAAGAAGTTAAAACAGAAGAAAATTAA
- a CDS encoding electron transport complex protein RnfA, translated as MGIFTLVIASLLVNNMVLSKFLGICAFLGVSKKVETAKGMGMAVTFVMTLASVISYIVLELILKPRHIEYMSTIAFILVIAALVQFVEMVLKKVMPELYKALGIFLPLITTNCAILGAVIINMNTKYNLLYSLISGLASGLGWMLSIVLLAGLRERMEANDKMPEAVKGLPSALITAGLMAIAFLGFSGLV; from the coding sequence ATGGGTATATTTACGTTAGTCATAGCATCATTACTAGTAAATAACATGGTTCTTTCTAAGTTCCTAGGTATCTGTGCTTTCCTTGGAGTTTCTAAAAAAGTTGAAACTGCAAAAGGTATGGGTATGGCAGTTACTTTTGTTATGACGCTAGCTTCAGTAATTTCTTATATAGTATTAGAACTTATACTTAAACCAAGACACATTGAATATATGTCAACTATAGCATTTATTTTAGTTATAGCAGCATTAGTTCAATTTGTTGAGATGGTTTTAAAGAAGGTAATGCCAGAGCTTTATAAAGCACTAGGTATCTTCTTACCACTAATAACTACAAACTGTGCAATATTAGGTGCAGTTATTATAAATATGAATACTAAATATAATTTACTTTATTCATTAATATCAGGACTTGCTTCAGGACTTGGATGGATGCTTTCAATAGTTTTACTTGCAGGTCTTAGAGAAAGAATGGAAGCAAATGATAAAATGCCAGAAGCGGTAAAAGGATTACCATCAGCATTAATCACAGCAGGATTAATGGCAATTGCGTTCCTTGGCTTCTCAGGCTTAGTATAA
- the rsxE gene encoding electron transport complex subunit RsxE, whose amino-acid sequence MGVIWERLKNGIFNENVIFVQVLAMCPTLAVTSSFKNGVGMGLASTVVLMGANFVISLLRKFIPDKVRIPAFIVVIAAFVTLLQFMLAGFVPELNKSLGMFIPLIVVNCVILGRAESYASKNGPISSIFDGLGQGLGFTLSLGIIGFVRELLGTGKILDGIKTIQVIPKAVDPALIFVLAPGAFITLGIMMAIVNQRKIRKSKLK is encoded by the coding sequence ATGGGAGTTATATGGGAAAGATTAAAAAATGGAATATTTAATGAAAATGTAATATTCGTACAAGTTCTAGCTATGTGTCCTACACTTGCTGTTACATCTAGTTTTAAAAATGGTGTAGGTATGGGTCTTGCATCTACTGTAGTACTTATGGGAGCCAACTTCGTTATATCACTACTTAGAAAATTTATTCCAGATAAAGTTCGTATACCTGCATTCATAGTTGTTATAGCAGCTTTTGTTACATTACTTCAATTTATGTTAGCTGGATTTGTACCTGAACTAAATAAATCACTAGGTATGTTTATACCACTTATAGTTGTTAACTGTGTTATATTAGGACGTGCAGAATCATACGCTTCAAAAAATGGTCCTATATCTTCTATTTTTGATGGCCTTGGACAAGGACTTGGATTTACTTTATCTCTAGGAATCATAGGATTTGTTAGAGAACTTTTAGGAACAGGAAAAATATTAGACGGAATCAAAACAATACAAGTAATACCAAAAGCGGTAGATCCAGCTTTAATATTTGTTCTTGCACCAGGAGCATTTATAACTCTTGGAATAATGATGGCAATTGTAAATCAAAGAAAAATCAGAAAAAGTAAATTAAAATAG
- a CDS encoding RnfABCDGE type electron transport complex subunit G, producing the protein MENKNSTMETLMLGFKLLIITAIAGLVLGWAHKVTLTPIKQQEIKTNNDAMKEVLPSATNFTKIASVTPNDGEKFDMKLDENGSVKEVNKADGEGYAIKVGTKGYGGEILMMVGINKDGKIGGIKVLAHNETPGLGAKAPEKEFSGQYDKKSIEKSLKVVKTKPSADNEIEAITGATITSNAVTKGVNDAVEFYNKELKGGQK; encoded by the coding sequence ATGGAAAACAAAAATAGCACTATGGAAACATTGATGTTAGGATTTAAGCTATTAATTATTACTGCAATTGCAGGACTTGTTTTAGGATGGGCTCATAAAGTTACTTTAACTCCAATTAAACAACAAGAAATAAAAACAAATAATGATGCAATGAAAGAAGTTTTACCATCAGCTACTAACTTTACTAAGATAGCATCAGTAACTCCTAATGATGGAGAAAAATTTGACATGAAGTTAGATGAAAATGGTTCTGTTAAAGAAGTAAATAAAGCAGATGGAGAAGGATATGCAATAAAAGTTGGAACAAAAGGTTATGGTGGAGAAATATTAATGATGGTAGGTATCAATAAAGATGGAAAAATAGGTGGAATAAAGGTACTTGCACATAATGAAACACCAGGTCTTGGTGCTAAAGCTCCAGAAAAAGAATTTTCAGGACAATATGATAAAAAATCAATTGAAAAATCTTTAAAAGTTGTTAAAACAAAACCTTCAGCGGATAATGAAATAGAAGCAATAACAGGTGCTACTATTACATCAAATGCCGTAACTAAAGGAGTAAATGATGCAGTTGAGTTTTATAATAAAGAATTGAAAGGAGGTCAAAAATAA
- a CDS encoding RnfABCDGE type electron transport complex subunit D yields the protein MAETMYTVSSSPHIRDNSSVQSIMRDVIIALLPATAAGIYFFGLRAFLVILTAVISCVASEWVWCKLAKTPNTIKDLSAVVTGLLLAFNVPPTLPLWMVVVGSVFTMIVVKSLFGGIGQNIVNPALAGRAFLLACYPVAMTTWTNPVDGTTGATPLAMLKGVEATGGHLPSLTQAFLGQVGGCIGETSALALLIGFAYLLYRRVITWHIPVFYIGTVAVLGAIFGRGDMGAMAGLYEIMVGGVMLGGIFMATDYTTSPMTKKGQIIFAIAAGFLAMIIRKFGGYPEGCSYSILIMNLVVPLIDKYVRPRTFGTGEAK from the coding sequence ATGGCTGAAACAATGTATACAGTATCATCATCTCCTCATATTCGTGACAATAGTTCAGTTCAATCAATTATGAGAGATGTAATTATTGCATTATTACCAGCTACTGCAGCAGGAATATATTTCTTCGGATTAAGAGCATTTTTAGTAATTCTTACAGCAGTTATATCTTGTGTTGCTTCAGAGTGGGTATGGTGCAAACTTGCTAAAACACCAAATACAATAAAAGATTTAAGTGCAGTTGTAACAGGTCTTTTACTTGCTTTTAACGTTCCACCAACATTACCATTATGGATGGTTGTTGTTGGATCAGTATTTACTATGATAGTTGTTAAATCTTTATTTGGAGGTATTGGACAAAATATCGTAAATCCAGCACTTGCAGGAAGAGCATTCTTACTTGCATGCTATCCAGTTGCTATGACAACATGGACAAATCCAGTTGATGGAACTACAGGGGCTACACCTCTTGCTATGTTAAAAGGAGTTGAAGCAACTGGCGGACATTTACCTTCACTTACACAGGCTTTCTTAGGTCAAGTTGGAGGATGTATAGGTGAAACATCAGCACTTGCATTACTTATAGGATTTGCTTACCTATTATATAGAAGAGTTATAACTTGGCATATACCAGTATTTTATATAGGAACTGTAGCTGTACTTGGAGCTATCTTCGGAAGAGGAGATATGGGAGCTATGGCTGGTTTATATGAAATTATGGTTGGTGGTGTTATGCTTGGTGGTATATTTATGGCTACCGACTATACAACTTCACCAATGACTAAAAAAGGACAAATAATTTTTGCTATAGCAGCAGGATTCTTAGCTATGATTATACGTAAATTTGGAGGATATCCAGAAGGATGTTCTTACTCAATTCTTATAATGAATTTAGTAGTACCTCTAATAGATAAGTATGTAAGACCTAGAACCTTTGGAACTGGGGAGGCGAAATAA
- the rsxC gene encoding electron transport complex subunit RsxC, producing the protein MELLTFKRGVHPPHGKYLTENKAIEDLDPKELLVFPMSQHIGAPAECLVKKGDRVLVGQKIGQANGFISANIHSSVSGTVKDVKSVLLASGTKSLAVIVENDGQYEEVEFTKPKDYTEMTKEEIVELVKEAGVVGMGGATFPTNVKLAPPPDKNIDAIILNGAECEPYLTCDHRLMLEETNMIVEGLKIILHMHPNAKGYIGIEDNKKNAIEALRNATKDIANIEVKALKTKYPQGAEKQLIYSVMKREVPSGKLPADAGCIVQNVNTVREVYNAVVNGRPTISRVVTVTGEAVKNPKNLRVRLGMSYRELVEACDGFKEDPVKVISGGPMMGMAVSTLDVPVIKGSSGILCLTEKQAVLPDESSCIRCGRCVKACPMFLIPSTLDSVGRRNEYEEFEANHGLDCIECGSCTFVCPAKRHLIQSIRTSKRTVLANKRKK; encoded by the coding sequence ATGGAACTTTTAACTTTTAAAAGAGGTGTCCATCCACCTCATGGTAAATATCTTACCGAAAATAAAGCTATTGAAGACTTAGATCCAAAAGAACTATTAGTGTTTCCTATGTCTCAACATATAGGAGCACCAGCTGAATGTTTAGTTAAAAAGGGAGATAGAGTATTAGTTGGACAAAAGATAGGTCAAGCTAATGGGTTTATTTCTGCTAACATTCACAGTAGTGTATCTGGTACAGTTAAAGATGTAAAATCTGTACTATTAGCTTCAGGAACAAAGTCACTTGCTGTAATAGTTGAAAATGATGGACAATATGAAGAGGTTGAATTTACAAAACCAAAAGACTACACTGAGATGACTAAAGAAGAAATCGTAGAGCTTGTTAAAGAAGCTGGTGTAGTTGGTATGGGAGGAGCTACTTTCCCAACAAATGTAAAACTTGCTCCACCACCAGATAAAAATATTGATGCAATTATATTAAATGGTGCAGAGTGTGAACCTTATTTAACATGTGACCACAGATTAATGCTTGAGGAAACAAATATGATAGTAGAAGGACTTAAGATAATACTTCATATGCATCCAAATGCAAAAGGTTACATTGGTATAGAAGATAATAAAAAGAATGCTATTGAAGCATTAAGAAATGCCACAAAGGATATTGCAAATATAGAAGTTAAGGCATTAAAAACTAAGTATCCTCAAGGTGCAGAAAAACAATTAATTTACTCTGTAATGAAAAGAGAAGTACCTTCAGGAAAACTTCCAGCAGATGCAGGTTGTATAGTTCAAAATGTTAATACTGTAAGAGAAGTTTATAATGCAGTTGTAAATGGAAGACCTACTATATCAAGAGTTGTAACTGTAACAGGTGAAGCTGTTAAGAATCCTAAAAACTTAAGAGTAAGATTAGGTATGTCTTACAGAGAACTAGTAGAAGCTTGTGATGGTTTTAAAGAAGATCCAGTTAAAGTTATTTCAGGTGGACCAATGATGGGTATGGCTGTATCTACATTAGATGTACCTGTAATTAAGGGATCATCAGGAATACTTTGTTTAACAGAAAAACAAGCAGTTTTACCAGATGAGTCAAGCTGTATTAGATGTGGAAGATGTGTTAAAGCATGTCCTATGTTCTTAATACCATCAACACTTGATTCAGTTGGAAGAAGAAACGAGTACGAAGAATTTGAAGCAAATCATGGTTTAGATTGTATAGAATGTGGTTCATGTACATTTGTATGTCCAGCGAAACGTCATCTAATTCAATCAATCCGTACTTCAAAGAGAACAGTACTTGCAAATAAAAGAAAAAAATAA
- a CDS encoding YitT family protein gives MKNLFRDISLLVIGCLIYSLYISVLLVPNNIGTGGLTGISLGLKHIFNLPIGLTTLCLNIPLFIFGYSLLGRSFAIKSGIIVIISSFMIDFMNSTFHFKPIGDLLTATIFTGVISGLSMAVLFMGGASTGGLDISGKMIKHKFPSLPLTKVLLFQDILVYIFLSLTLGPHSVMYAIIMSFVRSKTIDAVQEGIASSRQCIIISENPEPIIESIKTKLGRGVTLLDAYGCYSHTDKKFIYVVVQKIQLNSLKSIVNSIDPRAFVTVSSVNDIQGNFKQKSLSIQ, from the coding sequence ATGAAAAATTTATTTAGAGATATAAGCTTACTTGTTATAGGTTGTCTTATATACTCCCTTTATATTTCCGTTCTTTTAGTTCCCAATAATATTGGTACAGGCGGTCTTACTGGAATATCATTAGGATTAAAACACATTTTTAATCTTCCAATAGGCTTAACAACCCTTTGTTTGAATATTCCTCTATTTATTTTTGGATATAGTTTACTAGGTAGAAGTTTTGCAATTAAAAGTGGTATTATAGTAATAATTTCTTCATTTATGATAGATTTTATGAACTCTACATTTCATTTTAAACCTATAGGTGATTTACTAACTGCTACTATATTTACAGGAGTAATTTCAGGATTATCAATGGCTGTATTATTCATGGGTGGAGCTTCAACTGGGGGACTTGATATATCTGGGAAAATGATAAAACACAAGTTTCCGTCATTACCTTTAACTAAAGTTTTGCTGTTCCAAGACATTTTAGTATATATATTTTTATCATTAACATTAGGACCTCATTCAGTAATGTATGCAATTATTATGAGTTTTGTAAGATCTAAAACTATTGATGCTGTACAAGAAGGTATTGCATCTTCAAGACAATGTATTATAATTTCAGAAAATCCTGAGCCTATTATAGAATCAATAAAAACAAAATTAGGTAGAGGTGTTACCCTTTTAGATGCTTATGGATGCTATTCTCATACAGATAAAAAATTTATATATGTTGTAGTGCAAAAAATACAGCTTAACTCTTTGAAATCTATAGTAAATAGCATTGATCCACGTGCTTTTGTAACGGTTTCATCAGTAAATGACATTCAAGGGAATTTTAAACAAAAATCACTTTCAATACAATAG
- a CDS encoding YdcF family protein yields MEEGILKLKYIKCKLGYLAAIISILYYLGLGRFSGIIGFHIIWLLLGISIIVFQRFKDKILKFYKKINIKVKRVIMFFMCIGLSSFIIIEGIIIYAGIPKPADEKKYIIVLGAAVHGDYMSLILKKRMDATLDYLKKYPNTKIIVSGGKGPGELITEAEAMKRYLVKNGVNNNQIIKEEKSRSTAENFKYSLEILKQREKENIPSVCVVTTDFHMFRAEFLAKRIGINVCSVPSKGYLSSAPNYYLREYFAVIHSFICDNVK; encoded by the coding sequence ATGGAAGAAGGGATTTTAAAATTGAAATACATAAAATGTAAATTGGGTTATTTAGCAGCAATAATAAGCATTTTATATTACTTAGGCTTAGGAAGATTTTCGGGGATAATAGGATTTCATATTATTTGGTTATTATTAGGTATTTCCATTATAGTATTTCAAAGATTTAAAGATAAAATTCTAAAATTTTATAAAAAAATAAATATTAAAGTAAAAAGAGTTATAATGTTTTTCATGTGTATAGGTTTAAGTTCATTTATTATTATAGAAGGAATAATAATTTATGCAGGAATACCTAAACCAGCTGATGAAAAAAAATATATAATTGTATTAGGAGCAGCTGTTCATGGAGATTATATGTCATTAATATTAAAGAAAAGAATGGATGCTACATTAGATTATTTAAAAAAATATCCAAATACAAAAATAATTGTATCAGGGGGGAAAGGACCTGGTGAGCTAATTACAGAAGCAGAAGCAATGAAAAGATACTTAGTAAAAAATGGTGTAAACAATAATCAAATTATAAAAGAAGAAAAGTCAAGAAGTACTGCAGAAAACTTTAAGTATTCTTTAGAAATACTAAAGCAAAGAGAAAAAGAGAATATTCCATCAGTGTGTGTAGTTACAACAGATTTTCATATGTTTAGAGCAGAGTTTTTAGCAAAAAGAATAGGAATAAATGTATGTTCAGTACCATCAAAAGGTTATTTATCATCGGCACCTAATTATTATCTTAGAGAATACTTTGCAGTTATACATTCATTTATTTGTGACAATGTAAAATAG
- a CDS encoding Mur ligase family protein, with protein sequence MLIINTKTFLGIMFSKFIMNLSNLLYKGGTNFPGKVALKFDKNILNTLSKNYKVILVTGTNGKTTTTSMIYNILKNNNFDVITNDTGANMYTGIISCFIKNFKFFTNSKIKYCVLEVDEANVKYITEYIHPEIITITNLFRDQLDRYGEVYSTLNKILDGIHKSPDSILVLNGDDSLFGNLTIKNKPLYYGFDCPINNVSQPPLNADAKFCKICKYPYEYNFITYNHLGDFYCPNCGYKRPNLTYSISNIINLSSNGSTVKINNKDYYINQAGTYNIYNALCAFSVSKILGVSDSIICDTFKNLQSSFGRQELIKINNKNLKIILVKNPAGFDEALKSIKLDDKNKSIALLLNDNYADGKDVSWIWDVDFEDLNNNNIHNIMVSGIRLYDMSIRLKVAGFHEDLFCICHNYETLLNNIESCNDSMIYLLATYTAMTSFRKFLNNKGYIKKLW encoded by the coding sequence GTGCTTATTATTAATACTAAAACATTTTTAGGAATTATGTTTTCAAAATTTATTATGAACCTTTCAAATTTACTATATAAAGGCGGTACAAATTTTCCAGGTAAAGTAGCTTTAAAATTTGATAAAAATATATTAAATACACTGTCAAAAAATTATAAAGTTATTTTAGTTACTGGAACTAATGGCAAAACCACCACTACTAGTATGATTTATAATATACTAAAAAATAATAATTTTGATGTTATAACAAATGATACAGGTGCAAATATGTATACAGGAATTATATCTTGCTTTATTAAAAATTTTAAATTCTTTACTAATTCTAAAATTAAATATTGTGTTTTGGAAGTAGATGAAGCAAATGTAAAATATATTACTGAATACATACATCCTGAAATAATAACAATTACTAATTTATTTAGAGATCAATTAGACAGATATGGCGAAGTTTACTCAACTTTAAATAAAATTTTAGATGGAATACATAAGTCTCCTGACTCTATTTTAGTCTTAAATGGCGATGACTCATTATTTGGAAATTTAACTATTAAAAATAAACCATTATATTATGGATTTGATTGTCCTATTAATAATGTAAGTCAGCCTCCTTTAAATGCCGATGCTAAATTTTGTAAAATATGCAAATACCCTTATGAATATAACTTTATAACCTATAACCACCTTGGTGATTTTTATTGTCCAAATTGTGGATATAAAAGACCAAATCTAACTTATTCTATTAGTAACATAATTAATTTATCCTCTAATGGCTCTACAGTAAAAATTAATAATAAAGATTATTATATAAATCAAGCAGGTACTTATAACATTTATAATGCTCTTTGTGCATTTTCAGTAAGTAAAATACTAGGGGTTTCAGATTCTATTATATGTGATACTTTTAAAAATCTACAAAGTAGTTTTGGAAGACAAGAATTAATAAAAATTAATAATAAGAACCTTAAGATAATCCTAGTAAAAAATCCAGCTGGATTTGATGAAGCTTTAAAATCTATAAAACTTGATGATAAAAATAAAAGCATAGCTTTACTCTTAAATGACAATTATGCAGATGGTAAAGATGTTTCTTGGATATGGGATGTTGATTTTGAAGACTTAAATAATAATAATATCCATAATATTATGGTATCAGGTATAAGATTATATGATATGAGTATAAGATTAAAAGTAGCAGGATTCCATGAAGACTTGTTTTGCATATGTCATAATTACGAAACTCTTTTAAATAATATAGAGAGTTGTAATGATTCCATGATATATCTTTTAGCTACTTATACAGCTATGACAAGTTTTAGAAAATTTTTAAATAATAAAGGATATATAAAAAAATTATGGTGA